gagagagagagagagagagagagagagagagagagagagagagagagagagagagagagagagagagagagagagacagagaaaggaaAACAGAAAGGAGGCAGGTTAGAAGAACCCACATAGTAAAGAGATCTGCACAAACAGACAATTATTCGGATTGAGTTCTCTACAGCCAGCAGGAGCTGACACCCAGATGTGGTTTTATCCATCTTTGCTGGGCGAATTCACAATTGCAGTTGAAGCAATTGAAGACACAGCTTTACAGATGCTGCCAAAGCTTTTTCTAGAGAGCAGCACCCTCGGAAACTCCTCAATCCGAATAACCGATCTGTTTGTGAAGCTGTAATAGTATAACCTGCCAACAAAGTACCGATAGgaacagaaaatgtaaataagAGCAAGGCCAAGATACTGCAGAGGATCTGTTTCATTGGTTAATAGTAACATTTAAGCTTAGAAGAAATACACCAAATACATCTTCATAGTTATAGCACTTAGTAAGGTTCCATCATGCTATGAAATGTGGCTTCTGGGCAGTTTTAAACAAGAGTAACCAAACTTTGAATGACTTGAACTTCTTGAGACAGGCATGGAATTTATTCTGCGACCCTTCTAAATGGCTTTTGATGTCACAAGGTGGAAATCCATAAGCATACcaaacaaaagcaaagcagcttCAGAATGCAACCCTAGCTGGTCTCTATATACAATTGCCGCTTCTATTTTCTAAAGAGGGGCATTTTTTGTAGCAACATTTTCTAGACGGAAAAGCATGAAAACTGCACAACAGTAAAGGAATTATAACATTAAATTGGAATTTTAACTCAATTACCATATCATTAGAAAATGTCCACTACATATACAGTATCCGTTTTATCAGTAGCAGTTCCTAAAATGcagatattataataataataataataataataataataataatgataataataataatgtttattttataaaagcgcCTTTCATGACAAGTAATATTATTTTCAGTGCAACCAAACAATAAGGCCATATAATAGCTTTGAGGTGTTCTGCTAATGAAAGGCACAGAATAAAATCGgataaaatgattattattattattattattattattattattattattattattaataaaaacattctcCCCtcataaaagtaaataaaaatgcCCGGCTTGTTACAAGTGCAATGTTAAATAGACTGGCATACTTTTATGAATGGGACAGTGGTACTTACAGAAACAGAGGAACAGTGTGTCAACACACATTGCATAGACACTGAAAAAGCCATGGGCGATCAGGTACGAGCCAAATATCACAGTCTGCAGAAGAGAGGGAAGACAAAAGTACTGCATCTGCTACAAGTCTGTAATAGATATTTATTGGGATGCACACATGTTTCAATGTTTCATTTCTTTGGGTTTGGACATGTGCCCGTGACTGAGGAAGGTCATGTGCAGATGAGGATAATAGACGTCTGCAACACTTAACACGCTTCCTCACTGAGGCCTCGTAGCTGTTTCAAATTACAATCTATAGTGAGTTGACACTATAGTTAGTGACATGAGGCCATTCAGGCTTGTCCATCCCAATTTCAGCTGACTCCTGACAGGGCTTTGAGCTCATGGTATGGACAAGGCTCCACATTCACCGTTGTGACCCCAGATGGACTCAATAAATCAGTTTTTCCTCTTTGGGAATGCCTCAATTTTAGATATTATGATCACTTAAAAAAAGAGTATTGTCTGTATTAACACTGCATGCTACAGGATTACCTTAACTACTCATTCacagtaaaaaactaaaataaaaaaaataaaaaaccttatAAAAAAGCCTTTAATTTACGTCTTTATCCTTTTTCAACATTTCTATTGTATAATACTGAATATGAAGTTAACTTTGTGGTTTTCCTTATACAACAGCAAGATGAGGCATCCCATTACTATCCCACAATCTTACTGTTTGCAATATGACCTGTCTGATCAGATGGAAACTGGTTTATTCACTTATTTAAATTTATTCAAGTGTCACCTTTATTACCGAGAGGCTACCTCCATTGATAAATAGTGAAAAAGGTTCCTCCGAGTTCAGAACACAGCTTTATCTCAGCCGGAGCTCACAGTGTACAGCCTCTTTTATTAATGGCATACTGAATATGTGCTGTGTTAATATTACACCTTTCATCCACACACAGTTTTTCCAACCACAGTCTGGATTACTGAGTTAGTTTCTTTTGTGCTAACACACAAcacaatagcttttttttttgccccCAAATTATTAGTGCTGGTGTTTAAGGGACCTGAACTGATGGTAATCTGTTCACCAGGAAGAGTGAAACCACCAGACCTCATTTGACATGTGACCCAGATCCAGAGGGGAGTGTTATAAACACAACCTCACCAACGCCTTACAGTAAACCAACATGTTTAAACTCATGCCCAAGGACTGCGATCCAGTGATCCTACTGCGCTGGTCAGGGACGCAAGCAGGGGTGAACCTCCAGTATGAATATCCAggacacatttttacacagaacGCTATATATGGAATGAAAGACTTTGATTGTTATTTTCCAGTTGGTATCCCACACTAATCCAGCTAAATAAATATTagcttttatatttgtatatatttttgagTTTGCTGTTCGACCCAAatcaataataaattaaaagtgaCTTACATTACATTTTGATAGAAAAAGTGTGACCCTACTGCAGGAGCTCATTGTGCatataattgtaaatcttttaTTAGACAACATATTCTTTAAAATGAACTTTATTTAATATGGGGCTTGTCATGCATCTTCAGACCCCGGAGTGAGCTGGCAGGCAAAGGATTCTGGCAAAGATACTGTACATGAACCAATGAAAACTTCCACCTACCAGTAGTGGTACCCAGTAATAGTTTAATGATGGCACTTCTTCTTGAATAACAGGTATTCTTCgtgtgaagaaaaaaaaggcaaggACACCTGCAAAACAAATGGaactattttaaacaaaatatattgcaCCTAAAACGTCCATGTAACACCACCTAGCATATATTCATTAGATTTAATACAAATGTGTGCTTATAGTGATTTGTGCATCAGTGCAGTTACTCTACTGTTAAATGCAACAATAAAGTAATTCAtagtaaagcattttttttatcaacCATGCAGACCCCAAAAGTGCATATTTTCAAAGCGCCCTAACATTTGTACATGATTTTAAAGTAGGAATGActctttatgaaaaaaaagactTACCAACACTCCCTGCAATGAGAACTTTCCCCAGGAACAGCAAGAAATCTGTAACCTTATCTAGTACTGCAACTCTGTTATAGACAAGAGAGTGAGAGTGTCAAATAATCTGCACAGACTGGAAACTAATTCTATACACTgcaaaaacatgtaaaacaaaggcAAAAATAAGCTACCTGATAACGTTTCTCATCAACAAAAAGAATGCCTCCTTTGCTGATGAACAGAAGTTTTTGCCATATATTGcaatctgaaaataataataataataataataataagcttgtaCAGTATCAGAAACATGATCCcgcaattaaaatataatgagaATAATATTAGTGTATTTGCATTTGGTAACTGTACATATTAAGCAAGAAATAAAGATGTACATAAACAGGTccttaaattaacaaaataaattatgctTACACAGTTTGCCTCCATTGTAAAGTttgcttctgtttttgtttttttttctaacagtttcttttatgaggattttttttttttacaagaaaaaacattttgctttAAGTAACAGAGAATCAATGATCTCACAGACTCACCATTATGTATGCATTTCTGTTCATGAATTTAATGAAATGTTCTAAGCACCAGAAACAACATTTCAGACAGCATAGCACGAATTTGGCAAATTTGTTCTgtgcacctgtaaataataattaaaatattcagGTTGCATTCCAATATGACTGTTTAACAGCACAATTCCACACAAGGGTTTGAGGATTGATTTTTGTAGTGATGTCTTTTATTCTCCCTGGTGTTGCAGCTCCCCCTAGTGGAtatctgattgtttttttttctttaacatttcTGCACTCCAGTTTCCTCCCCACTAAAACTTAAATACATTTGTAGTTGTCAAAGACATTCTAGTAACTAGAAACAAGTTACACACGCAATCTGAGTCACCGtaaaaataagaacaaacaaataaacagctcTATTATGCGTCAGGCAATTGCAAACATCAAATCACTTAAAACCTTTGGAAGCCATACTGTACTGCAATGGTTGTGCAGCACTGCCTGAATGCATaagcaggaataaaaaaaagagcCAGGCATGAGACTTACTTTTAAGTTTATGATCCAAATACTCTAGAATGATTCTGATCAACTGAACAATGGCAAGAATTAGAGATCCAAAAGCCAGCGAGCCTGTGTGGTATCTGGAAAAAAAATTTTAGTATTCAGGAACAGACATTACAGTTAGGAATtcatactgtactgcactgtacaatACAACTGATTTCAGAAGAGAGTCCATCTGAGTAATAGCGCCATCTTCTGGCACAAAGACACTCCTGCCAAAATATTTCTCAGCCAAAGGTGTATTTCACTGAGATTTAAACAAGACTCAATATTCTGAAACAGGCAAAAAACTACAGGTGTAGTGCAGGGTTGCCTGAATGCATCATCCAAAGGGTACCTTATTGCTCTTCCGAATGAAGAAAAGAGTGGGTAGGCAGGGACGTCTCCTGGCTTCTTGAATGCCCAGTAATAGGATGCGAAGGCCCCTGCGAGAGTACACTGGCCCAGAGCGATGGCAAAGTTCACCAGCCACAGGAAGACGAAGACGTTGCAGATCTGGAGGATGAAGATGTATTTGTGGTAAAGGCTCTCGCCACCGTAGAACGCAAACGTGCACTGAGAGCGGGGGCACAACTTGGTCACATTCGTTTTGTTGAAAGTCTGTCAAAAAAAGAAACACGATAAATATATAGCTCAATAACCGTTAAGGTCCACTATATTTCTGACATACCCTCTAAGGCTATGTACTGTAGCATATCCTGAAGATGAGTCATGCCACCATTTTCAATTGTGACTCCCCCTCACAAGGCAAATGGTCCAAGCAGGTAACATCTCAACATGTACTGTCAATATGGACACCTTATTGACAGTACATGTTGAGAtttagtatacagtatacagtaaaacATGACCCCAAGAATACCGTTTAAGCTAAGTTTATTAAactcattaaaatacattattaaaggatCACTTACTTCAGGATCACATGTGAAGTTTTCATACATGCACTTTGGTTGGGCTGGCATCACTTTGTATATTGGTTCACCAGATGAAGCCAAGAATCTAAAAATAGGCTGGTTAAGGTAATGTGTAAAGATATAGTTTCAGTAAAACCACAACCCCTATGATGGTAAATCTGTCTTTCATATTTACTAAATGATCTTGGTTTAGGATTTTATTTTAGCACACCAAATGGCTGAAGTGTGTGATTGCTGCATTGATCTAAAAGGGAACGCTTCATTCCAAGAGATCGATCAGAAACGAGAGTGCCGTAGAGTTGCCCGCATTGGCTTGTTTCCTgtcacagagcaggagaaggatACACGGCAGTGACAGCCCAGTATGAGATACAGATCGCTATGAGAAGGAAGGTGATGATTGGGTAGAACAACGTCGACATTATATGCCCGATGGCCCTGTAATGAAACACAGAAGAAACAGGTTCAGTCTCTCTGCTTTAAATTGTTAAAATTTAATTAAGAACATCAATCAAAGTTCAGTCCCATGGGAAAAACACACTCTAGCCATGCAATGGTGAACCCTAAGAGACCTACCCAAGCACATCCATGGGAAAGACCCACCTGTAACCATAACCAATCCCATCCCCTTTACACCACGAGCTACGCAAGCACCTTGTGACACACTGTAGCTTCCTTTTCAGGAGTggttttgaaactgctgcttaaTCAATCAGGAGTTAAGGTAATCGTCAACTTGTTTACATGGGACAGATATAATAAACCAATGGATGACGTTAACTGAACACGGTGCCAACTATTTTAAAATCCAAACATCCAGATAAACTGAAACGGCTGGTATGTTGTATCACCTCCATGTTTACAAGAGCAGGGTGTGTAGCATAATGAAAGCTACTCACTTGCTTCCTTCCTTGAGTAGTGCAATAGCGATGCGGACTCTGTTCCTCAAGAAAATCAGTATCAGTATGATAGTGGCTTCAATAATGCAGAGACATAtcactaaaaagaaaacaaagacatgGTAACCTTGAAGCAGTGGCAACAGCATTCGAGTCTCTGAGACTGGGTGTTACACATTTTTGGTTCTCTCACTATTGACAACTTCCCCTCATTCATCCAAAGTCCAGTAACAGTCCACAGAAAGCTAGAATAATAATTCAAATGATCTTTTTTGACCCACTTTAACAATTAGCTGTAACAGGAAAGAAAGCTGACCACTCTCTAGTTACAGAGAGGTAAATGAATGATAGTGATTTAAAAGACTTGGCTCTTTCTTGGATTACTGGAGAGGATTCATGAACTTCTGTAAGAGGTCAAGTTCTTGGCTATAACAAAAAGGCTTACTCAACAAAAATGAGTTTGCCAGCCTGCGGCAGTCAGATTAAACTTGCTCAGCTGCAAGAGTCAGCGATGATGGACACTGAGAAAGTATTGGAAATGCATTACTCATCTGAAAGGACAGAtctatctgttattattattattatttgtttatttagcagacgcctttatccaaggcgacttacagagactagggtgtgtgaactatgcatcagctgcagagtcacttacaactacgtctcacccgaaagacggagcacaaggaggttaagtgacttgctcagggtcacataatgagtcagtggctgaggtgggatttgaaccggggaccacctggttacaagcccttttttctttaaccactggaccacacagcagaTAGATTTGTCAGCGATGATGGACACTGAGAAAGTATTGGAAATGCATTACTCAGCTGAAAGGACAGATCTATCTGCCTCCTCAATTATCTAGCTTTAGGACACACTAATAGCACTCAGACAGAAACACGACTTGACACCTTATTTTAGCTGAGCAGGCAGAGTCCAGTTACTAAAAGAGAGTGACACATGCGTCCCTAAACCCCTACCATTGGACGATATTGTACGTCACCTCAAAAATGGCACAAATGAAAATCAACTTTATCTGAAAACTGGAAGTGTCTAGAAATGCCCAGGTCTCCTGGGCTGTTCCAGTAAGGACAATGTATATGTCCGTTTAACACTGCCCATCTGTGTCACCTTTGTATGCAATCCCAAAGTCTGACGTGTTAAATGAAGTGTGAGTTAAAAAGTTTCAAACATGAGCATTTCTAGTTCACTCCATGGCACACTAAACCGTACTGAAGATGAGCCAGGTCTGACTGAGCTGCAAGTAGACTCTGAAGTCTGTCTGGAAGCCGATGTCTGAGATGGTGACGCCAGCTCCTGGCTTCCCTCGGAGGGTACTGAACTCCCAGTAACAGTGCAAGATCCCTGTCgaacaaaaacacaacagataCATTTAGATGCACAACGGCACGGATTCCACAAGCCTGCGCACCAGTGCAAACACTGGCACCGCTTCCAGTAAAGTAAGACGTGCTACTGTTTCAGAGCTAGCTGCATGTTAACTCATGAGCTCCTACATGCACTAAGCTGTTTGACCGATATAGTAGTGCTCAAGCACACTCACCATATCCAATGACCCCGATCACCCCGAATATAATGACCCAGAGCAGGACCCCGGCTGTGTAGCGCAAGAGGAGGATAAACAGCAGGCTCACCACCATCGCAATGACCAGGCCTCTGGAGAGAAACACAGGTACACAGCCTTTACTGGGCAGGCCTGCTCACATGTGTGATAAGAATACAGGTTCTATACGGTAACACTCTATTAAAGGGGCCTCGTGTTACATCTACACATGACACGAAATAAGGACATAGTAACTGAACTGCAACTACACAACTGTAAAAAAGTAGTCCCACGGTTTCTCAATTCAGCATTATATTGAGTTATTGGTACTCGTATAATGGAGTACTGTCACactctctgcctccctccctgcagcATGTCGGAACATAGCAAAATAACTGTTGAAGGACCAGAGGCTTGTGGTGAaacactgccacctagtggatATGAGATTTTATTGGTCAACGAGTACAATTTACAGTATTAGTTCCTAGTTTCCATTGTTATGAACCCGACAACTTACATTAAAATCCAATACCAGGAGCCAGCATAGTCTTCAAAAACCTTTATTCCAACTTCTCTTGCATCAAGAACACTGTTTATAccactgtgtgagagagagagagcaaaagaGAGAGACACTCTTAATCCTATATGGTGCTGTATGTATGGTTAACTGTAGTTTGATAAAGAAAGGGCTAAACACTGCTCAGTATTAGAGGATTGTTATACTGCTTCTGTAGGTTTACACCTAGTACACTAGCTTGTTGCTTGACATATTAGTACAGTAACAAAAGGCAAAGCAGCTATAATGTCTATTAACCTACAGGACCTCTTCTGCTAGTAACTGGAGGCATGCTGGTTGGTTTTGACCCATGTTTTTCTCAAGGCTTTGTACTTATTTTGAAATACCTGTACATGACCACAGTGTGAGGTGTCTCCTATTTGACCAATAGTCAGGGATCCAGAGGATACAAGTGGTCCAGAAATGGATATCCCCTGACCGGTCTGCAATCCTTAgcaggccttttttttttttttggctattaCTTTATGTGCAGGTGCAATTACTTACAAAATGCTGAATATAAAAAGTTAAAGTTAAatgtaaaaatagatttttatagATTGTCCTTGACTATATAATGAATACAAATTTTAACAATACATATCAGTAGGGGTGTCACCTTAAAACCctagcgttgtttttttttatggtttcatTTCAGGTGGCTGTTTATTGATTAtcagtatgttgtgtgtgtgtttttttatgatttgtttaatgGAACATGCTCCTACTTCACCTGTGAAAAAAGtccctggtttaaaaaaaaagtttcagaaatAACTACAATCCATAGATACGAGCTATTTACGGTTCCAACAGAGCAAAGCTTTCGTTTTGGGATTGCCGATGGGGCTGTCAAGCACTGCTATTGAGAGATGATTAGAAAACTGTCAAGAATGGAGTAATCCGACAGTGCATCCTTGCTGGAAACATGAAACAATATCAGGAAGAAGCAGCAGTATTGTACACCAAATCAAACAGCTAACTAACTAAAGCAGATTCCTAGTTTCTGCTTCAGGCTTTCTGTTTTGTGTCGTGTACAGTCTGATTGAAGTTCCTAGTCTCGGGGCTGGATCTGCAGATTATGGCATACGTTCTCTGGCTTGTGAGAGACCCCAGGCAAGCGTTGTTCCAGGTCAATGGAGCATGCTCCTGAAACGCACAGAGCCAGATCTGCCCCACGGGACGACTAGACTGCAACATGccgagggggggtgggggagggtggggtgggggagggtggggggttaGTCAGCAGTCAGCTCAGTGCTAGAGCTTTGTTAAGAGTTAAAAATGATTTGAGACCTTTCACCTCCTTGTTGAATAGCTGTAACCTGTCTATAAAAGAAAAGCACTCTGCTTGTTAAAAGTTCCTCGCATgaatgttaaactgtattacataGATATGCATAGTGCTAAAGTATGTACGGTTCTGCCGAGATATACAGGTCAAAAACCCACTTGTGATGGATGTTATCAGACAGTTTTTACTTTGCACAATCAATAATGCATTTACGGTATCCAGCTCTTTCTTCATGCATGAATggttaataaatgtttttgtttatttaacaagttATATTGTAATACGGTAAATGATTGATACAGTATTAGCTACGCCATTATTAAGACCATTTTAAATGAAGTGTTATTAACTGATCACGTGATAAAGAAACATTTACTGAAGGTGTAATGTTGGTTCTAATTGATGAAGCAGGCTAGCAAAAATGCACCACGCTTTACATATAAGTTAGacgctacttttttttttcttctaaggaagtattataaaaatacagtttgtgttttaaaacgaGGTACAGGTGGTGACTCAAGATTTATAGCAAGCATGCACCATAAATACTACAAAGGCTTTCACATACAAGTATATTGACCATGTGTTGAACAGTGTATTTTCTTAAATGTACTATCAGCTCAAAGTATAAAAGACttgaagaataaaaataaaaaaaacactccagaACTAGACAAgattaaatactttttaaaaatatctttGTTATCAACTCACTGAATACATATTTGcggtaacttaaaaaaaaaaaataacccaacTTATTGGTGTTTCACTGTTGAATTGCCTGTAATTTATCACAGTTAGGAAACAGCATCACAAAACGCCTCTGACCATCAGCACTTCATTTTTAGTAGATATCTTCGTGGGAAGCGCTGAACTTACCTGGCAGCCTCTCTGAGATCGGTCACGTTTCTCGTTTTACCTCGTCCATCTTTGAAGGTAGTTTTATTGGCTACAGTCAGCACCCCATTTCTGGTGGTGAAGTCCGGAAAGCACCGTTGAAGAACTGAAACAAACAGATCAATTAATTATTCTGAAACGTTTTCTCTCTGGAATTGAAGTAatcataaaaaatatatgaaccagcccccccccccccccaaaaaaaaacaaaactatttaacAGCAATACAGTACTTGACCACCAGGCACTAAATCAAGTTAAAatcctatagaattaaaaaataaactttaataaaAGTAAAGAATCTAAGGAGAGGAAAAAAGTTACTCATCCCATCCAGTGTTTCTTGTGTATCTGTGATATCCCTATCTGTTTGCTGTCTGTGTTCTGTATTTAGATTGTTTTCTggtaggaaataaataataattcggCCACATATATGAAACAACTATACAAGTTTCTGAAACAAACAAGCTGATGGCAATTTGAAGGCTAGTAGAGAGCACTGGCAATGCAGCCCCTATACTGTCTGCTCTGTACTGAACTTACATGGCCTGCTTGGAACTATCATTGATGGGCAATCTTCATCTCGCAGAACTTCTCCAATAGACTGAAAAGAAGCAGAGGGATTACTGTTGTTTTACTATGCACAAGCACACTTTATAAAGCATATGTAGTAGAACTGCCCTTGCGAATGATAGACTGAACAATAGTCATTGTATCCAGAAGATGCAGGTCACATTGCTGGCTTGTTTCTCTACCGTTATGCCAGTGCTGCATGCTGTGTGTGCCACAATTGCTATTTCCACCCTTCTCCGATATATTCAGTTTggctgtggggaggtcgtgggCTCCATTTGGGTATAACTCAATGTGAATGcaaaatgagaaaacaaaacatCTATATGTTAAATGCAAATGTAAGGTGGCATTGGCCAGTCATCTTTACTGTTATATCCTGCATTACTGTATGAGCCTCCAATGAGAGTGGTGGGACAGGAGCAGCACTGAGCTCCCCCAGGACCACTGCCTAGCAATACAATTACACAACTGCAGCTGAgatgtttcttactagttttagaACAGTGCTTTTGGTGTAAACAAATCAAATACCGGTATCACTTTCAAGGGTCTcaagaaaataatattaaaacaccAAAATGCACCTgtatttagctgtttttttttttgtttgtttttttatttttacaaaaatgaaaaacatacatGCCATCATGTTCCTAAAGCTTATGTACACAGACAGCAGGTTGAGAAACATTAAAAGCTTAAAATATGAAGAGCTCTCTTGCAGAAGTACTTTAACGTTTAGCAGTATAAACAAAACTTTGTGGTTGAGAAGCTTGCTTGATGTTATCACAGTGACTGGCACATCACATTAAGGgacctattcataaaagtacttgccgaaagccataataaaacacatttagtttaaaagcactttatgaatgggtatacagtcattcaagaacgaaaatctgcctctttttgatgacatcctcagcattattaatgttccctgggtggtgtcggtagctgttacaaaaagaaaaaagtaatccACCAACAGTAGCCTACTATGAAGtcataatttacaaaaaaaaaaaaaaaaaaaaaaattaaataaatactttgtattttcgtttggtttggcaacgctggtaaacacatttctatACGCACATATAAGATAAAAAAAGCACGgtataatactgtaattctaataataataataataataataataataataataataataataataataataataatacaccccgCTTAAAGCAGGTAATCAGTCAGGggcgagtttatgtttatgaatcagtgaatcaCGTTTATGTAAAGGTTTCACGCTGTATTgaacactgtacacaaaatagATTGTTTTGTGgtgtgtgaaaaaataaaaataaaaaaaacactccatTTCGAACACAAAGAAAAGGATCGCTGTCAGCCGTGGATCatggcaaataaata
The sequence above is drawn from the Acipenser ruthenus chromosome 12, fAciRut3.2 maternal haplotype, whole genome shotgun sequence genome and encodes:
- the LOC117417087 gene encoding choline transporter-like protein 5-B isoform X2: MAQREGNYYGKHGEPRKFDPAFKGPIHNRHCTDVVCCVIFVVVILGYIALGTVAWMHGDPRKVIYPTDSYGQFCGQQGTPNANKAILFYFNILKCASPVVLINLQCPTTQLCVSKCPDRFATYLDMQYAYRYNKSYWEYYRQFCKPGFNNPRKSIGEVLRDEDCPSMIVPSRPFLQRCFPDFTTRNGVLTVANKTTFKDGRGKTRNVTDLREAARQVTAIQQGGESGINSVLDAREVGIKVFEDYAGSWYWILIGLVIAMVVSLLFILLLRYTAGVLLWVIIFGVIGVIGYGILHCYWEFSTLRGKPGAGVTISDIGFQTDFRVYLQLSQTWLIFMICLCIIEATIILILIFLRNRVRIAIALLKEGSKAIGHIMSTLFYPIITFLLIAICISYWAVTAVFLASSGEPIYKVMPAQPKCMYENFTCDPETFNKTNVTKLCPRSQCTFAFYGGESLYHKYIFILQICNVFVFLWLVNFAIALGQCTLAGAFASYYWAFKKPGDVPAYPLFSSFGRAIRYHTGSLAFGSLILAIVQLIRIILEYLDHKLKSAQNKFAKFVLCCLKCCFWCLEHFIKFMNRNAYIMIAIYGKNFCSSAKEAFFLLMRNVIRVAVLDKVTDFLLFLGKVLIAGSVGVLAFFFFTRRIPVIQEEVPSLNYYWVPLLTVIFGSYLIAHGFFSVYAMCVDTLFLCFLEDLERNDGSTERPFYMSGSIMKILKKRNKEKKMKKRS
- the LOC117417087 gene encoding choline transporter-like protein 5 isoform X3, producing MGRRSEIPPSLYGEPRKFDPAFKGPIHNRHCTDVVCCVIFVVVILGYIALGTVAWMHGDPRKVIYPTDSYGQFCGQQGTPNANKAILFYFNILKCASPVVLINLQCPTTQLCVSKCPDRFATYLDMQYAYRYNKSYWEYYRQFCKPGFNNPRKSIGEVLRDEDCPSMIVPSRPFLQRCFPDFTTRNGVLTVANKTTFKDGRGKTRNVTDLREAARQVTAIQQGGESGINSVLDAREVGIKVFEDYAGSWYWILIGLVIAMVVSLLFILLLRYTAGVLLWVIIFGVIGVIGYGILHCYWEFSTLRGKPGAGVTISDIGFQTDFRVYLQLSQTWLIFMICLCIIEATIILILIFLRNRVRIAIALLKEGSKAIGHIMSTLFYPIITFLLIAICISYWAVTAVFLASSGEPIYKVMPAQPKCMYENFTCDPETFNKTNVTKLCPRSQCTFAFYGGESLYHKYIFILQICNVFVFLWLVNFAIALGQCTLAGAFASYYWAFKKPGDVPAYPLFSSFGRAIRYHTGSLAFGSLILAIVQLIRIILEYLDHKLKSAQNKFAKFVLCCLKCCFWCLEHFIKFMNRNAYIMIAIYGKNFCSSAKEAFFLLMRNVIRVAVLDKVTDFLLFLGKVLIAGSVGVLAFFFFTRRIPVIQEEVPSLNYYWVPLLTVIFGSYLIAHGFFSVYAMCVDTLFLCFCEDLERNDGSAAKPYFMSPELHRILGRNEQSP